Genomic DNA from Streptomyces venezuelae:
GGTGAGGACCTCGGCGGGGGTCTCCTCCGCGCCGTTGCCGTTCTCGTCCGCCCTGAGCATGGCGATCGAGCGTTCCACTGCGTCCTCCGTCATCGGCTGTCCGGTGCGGAGCACCAGCATCATCTGGTCGAACAAGCGCTGGATGAGTGCGACTTCGGGGGCGCTGCCCACGGCGCTGATCTCATTGCCCCGGACATGGATGTCGGCCGCCGGGAAGGCCTTCTCGATCACCCGTAGCAGGGCGTCGCCGGAGCCGAGAACCGTCACCATCGGGTGGTTGGCCGGGACGGTGAAGTGGGCTCGGGCCCGGTCCTGCGCGTCGGTGTGAGTCGTGGGTGTCTGAGTCATGGGCCGGCTCTGTAGGCCTGCTCATCCTCCTCGTGCGGGGCTTGGTGGCCGCTCGACAGCCTTGCTCCCCCAAGAGTACGACGCGGCACGGGACAGACCGTAGGCCTTTTCCTCCCTTCCGCCTCAGCTCTTGCGCCCGGCCGTCTCGCCCCGTCCGCTACGCCGACCGGAACCCGATCGTCGGCACCGCCCTGCGCAGCGGCCACGGGCGGGCCGCGGCGGGCAGGAGGGACTGGAGGAAGGCGTAGCGGCGCAGGGCCAGGGGGTCCTGGTCGTCGAATTCGCGGACCCGGCGCCACCACGCGCCGACCTCGGCCCAGCCGGGCGCCGACAGGGAGCCGCCGAACTCCTGGACGGAGAGCGCCGCGGTGAGGCCCGCGAAGGCGAGCCGGTCCGCGAGGGGCCACTCGGCGAGGGTGCCGGTGACGAATCCGGCGACGAAGACGTCTCCGGCGCCGGTGGGGTCGAGCGCCTCGACCTCGATGGCCGGGACCTCCGCGGTCTCGCCGGTCCGCCCGTCCACGGCGTACGCGCCCTCGGCGCCGAGGGTCACCACGGCGAGCGGCACGTGCTCGGTGAGGGCGTGGGCCGCCGCGCGGGGGCAGGAGGTGCGGGTGTAGCGCATCGCCTCCTCCGCGTTGGGCAGGAACGCCTCGCAGTGCTCCAGGTCGGCGAGGCCCGCGAGGTCCCAGCGGCCGGTGTCGTCCCAGCCGACGTCGGCGAAGATGCGGGTGCCGCTGCGGGCGGCCTGGGCGATCCAGGGGGCGCGGGTGCCGGGGGTGAGGGAGGCGACGGCGGCACGCGCGCGGGGCGGGCAGGTCGGGGCGCCGCCGTCGGGGGCGTCGGCGTCGGGCGGCGGTTCGTGGCCGTGG
This window encodes:
- a CDS encoding carbohydrate kinase family protein, whose product is MVVPVQPTVDPLKAARRAGDPDCDVYLTGTVFLDIIFTGLDSAPVRGTESWARGMGSSPGGVANMATALARLGLHTSLAAAFGDDHYGEYCWDALEQGEGIDLTPSRTVPGWHSPVTVSMAYEGERTMVSHGHEPPPDADAPDGGAPTCPPRARAAVASLTPGTRAPWIAQAARSGTRIFADVGWDDTGRWDLAGLADLEHCEAFLPNAEEAMRYTRTSCPRAAAHALTEHVPLAVVTLGAEGAYAVDGRTGETAEVPAIEVEALDPTGAGDVFVAGFVTGTLAEWPLADRLAFAGLTAALSVQEFGGSLSAPGWAEVGAWWRRVREFDDQDPLALRRYAFLQSLLPAAARPWPLRRAVPTIGFRSA